The Spodoptera frugiperda isolate SF20-4 unplaced genomic scaffold, AGI-APGP_CSIRO_Sfru_2.0 tig00000034_1, whole genome shotgun sequence DNA window CTGTGGTTCTTCCATCTGTCTGACgaaagaaaacgaaacgaacGACAGACTCTCTTCGGTTGTTGTATCTAGTTGTTTACGAGCAAAACGATCGTTTGTCGGCTTCGAACGAAATGTATAAAAGGTCGAGGTCGATGAGCTGCTGGCGTTACCGGGGGAATCAGTTTAGGAACGAGTTCGGCCACTAGCCGGGGATATGTCGGACCGTGGGGGAGTGCGGTCCAGTGCTCGGCTTAGCGGTGAGAGCACAGCGGCCATAGCAGCCCCGGCTGCAGCCCGTACTGCTCCTCAGGGCCGCGGCCGGCCGGTGTCAACGACGGCGGCAGCCGCTCAGCGACGCGCGCGTGCTGCTGAGCGCGCCGCGGAGGTTGAGGATAGCCCACGGGTGCTTCGAGATAAGTGTCGCCGCCTCGCACGGGCTCTCCGGAATGCTAAACACCTGGTGGTGAGCAGGCATTGACTAGTGTTATTTTTTTGAGTGTTGAATTGATGCAGCCAATTCCTGTGTGTGTAGGGACCATGAGGCCACAAGTAATagatcttttaaaattaatcctAAGATTGGGTTGACACTGTTAAGTGTGTGATTTTCGATCACGAAATTGTTACCAGTTGGTGGTAACTGCtcaaatatatttagattatcTACTCCTTCCTTGACTATTATGTTTTGTGTTACTTTATAATGGAGAAGGCTTTCTTAATTAGACCCCCTTAACCTTTGTTGTGATTCCCAAGAATACTTGGTTGCATTTTGCATTAATTTGACTTatgattgaataataaaaaaattggccACCTgaatcttatttaatttaaagtttgacATGGTGTGTGCTCTTTGTTCTCCATGTAAATAGCCACATTTATAACCCAAAGTATTTCtaaagatataatatattttgtctgAAATGTGAACCTATTGAAGATGGCAATGTGACTTCAAATGGCTTgtgcataaattattttagttttatttgattttaattaattgatgaaaataaaaatacaaatgtacTTTATTATTCCGTACTTACATATCACCTCAagcatacaaatataaattgaatcCAGGACCCTTTCTTGCAAATCATATTGGCTATCACTGGAAGGACCTGTCCTAAATAGCATGTTGAAACAttgaacaaacataaaacaacatATGTTGTTGTGTtggtatatatgtatttagttttttttaaagaacattaaGGTATTTACTGAATGCTTTATTGAAGTAGTAATGACGCGCGCCTTCAATACAGGTGTACACGGGAGCGGGTATCAGCACGGCCGCCGACATTCCCGACTACCGCGGCCCGCACGGTGTCTGGACGCGGCTGCAGCGCGGCGAGACTGTCGGGTGAGTGGGCGAGCTAGTGACTGAGCAAGCCAGTGAGCGAGCTAGTGAGGAGGCAGTAGTGGACACACGGCTCGGTTGCAGGCGGGTGGAGGTGTCGCGCGCGCAGCCCACCTTCACGCACATGGCGCTGACGGCGCTGTGGGCGCGCGGGGCGCTCAAGTTCGTGGTGTCGCAGAACTGCGACGGCCTGCACCTGCGCGCCGGCCTGCCGCGCCGCGCCCTGGCCGAGCTGCACGGGGACATGTTCGCGGAGCTGTGCGCGCCCTGCCGCCGCGTGTACCTGCGCGCCTTCGACACCACGGAACGCACGGCGCGCCACGCGCACGGCACGCGCCGCCTGTGCCACGCCTGCGGCGCCGAGCTGCGCGACTCCATCGTGCACTTCGGGGAGCGCGGCCGCGCCGCCTGGCCGCTCAACTGGGCCGGCGCGCTGCGCCACGCCGCGCGCGCCGACGTCGTGCTGTGTCTGGGGTCCAGCCTCAAGGTGCTGCGCCGCTACCCGCGCCTGTGGCGCATGCAGAGCGCGCCGCGCGCGCGGCCCGCGCTGTACATCGTCAACCTGCAGTGGACGCCCAAGGACTCGGTGGCGGCGCTGAAGATCAACGCGCGCTGCGACGCGGTGATGCAGCAGGTGGCGCGGCGCCTGCGGCTGCGCGTGCCGCGGTACCGCGCCGCGCTCGACCCCGTGCTGGCGCACGCCGAGCCGCTGGCCGAGCCCGAGGCGCACACCACGCGCCGCGTGCCGCTGCAGGTGCCGCGCGAGCCCGACGCGCGCGCCGACCACTGGGAGCCGTCCTCGCCCTCGGCCTCCGACTCGGACGAGGAGCTGCCGCTGGGCCACCTGGCGGCGCGCCTGCGGGCGGAGGCCGGGGCCGCGCCGTCGGCCGCCCCCGCCCCCGGCCCGACACCCGCGCCCgccccgccgcctgccccccgCCTGcgcccgcccccgcccccggcCAGACAGACAGCTTGCATTCCTTCCAGGTGAGTGCATCGGCACATACTTTATTCTGTGTTCACTACCACAGCAGTCCAACCTAAGCAGGTTAGGTTAGGCTAGGTGCAAGCGCACCTAGTAACTAGCTACTGTGGCGACTAttgtaataaagtaagtaaaaagcgtaatataaactaaactaaagtcaaaattatatgTGTGTTGTATAATTTCCATCGAGAACAATGAACATTCTGGCTAGTAATGTGTCAAGTTGGAACAAAGCTACTATGTTctacattttgataaaaatttgTTGTCATTCCGGGAATCGAGGAATCCGGGCAGCTAGTGGCGAGTTGTTGGGCAGTGGTGAATggattatataatatactagctacttccgcgcggtttcacccgctctgctcggctcctattagtcgtagcgtgatgttttatagcctatagccttcctcgataaatggactatccaacacaaaaagaattattcaaatcggaccagtagttccggagattagcgcgttcaaacaaacaaacaaacaaacaaactcttcagctttataatcaCAGGTCACATGCGCGTTTGTTTGTGTGTCTATGTGTAAAACCTGGTTTGTCAAAGTAAAATTAATCAGTGTGTTAATCTACCAGTTGcaagtattacaaaattaaaatgagttttgtTCCAGGTGAGCATGCACTCCGGCGAGGCCACGATACTACTTCGCGCCGAGCACGCCGCGCCCGACCTCGACCTACTGCGCCTGCGCCGCTTCCGCATGCCGCGCGTCGCGCCTGCGCACTCCCGACTGCGGCGCTTGCTCGAGTACGAGCCGCGCATACAGCGCGACGCCGACGACGACAAGCCCGCCGAGGCCGAGCTGCGGCCCAAGCTGGAGCCCAAGCTGGAGCCCGAGCTGCGGCCCAAGCTGGAGGGCGACGCGCGCGTCAAGGACGAGCCCAAGGAGGAGGCCAGCACGTCGGAGTCGGCGGGGTCGCTGGCCGCCGCCATCATCCGGCGCGCCGTGCTGCTGTGCCGCGCCTCGCTGTACCCCGGCCTGCACACCATCatcgcgccgcccgccgcgccgccgcccgagTGCGCGTGGTGCGCGCGGCACTACGCGGCGCGCCGCTGCCTGTGGTACGGGCCGCCGCGCgagccgccgcccgccgcgcgcgTGTGGCGCCGCGCGCGCGGCCGCCGCTACCTGTGCGCCTGCTGCGGCGGCCCGGACGCGCCGCGCGCCGACCCCGACGACGGCGGCTGGTACGGCAAGGGCTACCGCAAGGGCCGGCGCCGCCGCAGGTAGCCCGAGCCCGACGCCCGGCCGCCGCCGTCGCCGCGCGCGTCGGGCGTCGTACTCCACGACCGGCCGCCTCGGACGGCCTCCGAGTCGCGGACTGTTGCGGCGAGTCTTCGGACGGACGTTGACGTCGAGGACTAGAAGGACGTACCTCGCGCGGCTCGCGAGTCGGGCGTGGGGCGGAGGTTTTGTCGAACAAAGTCCCGGCTCGGGGTCGGGCCGCGTGTCGCCGCCCGCCTCAGTCTAgcgttttgtataattttataatgaactaataattattaatttaatagtgaaataaatattatttgtattatgaaTATGATATGATAGTTACTGAAGCTGTGTGAATGTCGATTGATatgtgaaattaataattagtaagCAAATAAATTTGAACAATTTGAACTGAATTTATTTCCGTTTGATCCCAACAAGCAGCAAATGTCAACATGAACCAGACACACGCTACGCTACTTCCATAGCACTATGtatcaataacaatttataaggtaacctaaccaaataaggcctaccttatttttattaccgcctagctcgtaggtttaaaatggcaatgggctgataatttcaaaatcttatatttatttattaaactttgtaagaatggaatcaaaatggctttagaaacaaaaattacaattttgtaaacacaaataactaaagtgtcactttggccttattgggaaccctatgtcttaataaggcctcaataaaaactagtaagtattcaacttcttgattataataaagctttgtcaatgcttataataaatgtaatgagatcttattaattaattttggtcattatacatcaggctaaacgagtttctcatcatgtaatacccaagtaacatctttgaagtcatcggtaccccagcatcagtcaaacgaatgagaataacttcttgttctatAGCCAATtcagcgaccgacctagctttcgtgtagtcgaAGCACTATTTAGATGGTGCgcacttctttggaagttatatctggctgcagcagcttaccgggtaaaacagggtacataaaattcgaagggtgaatagatactatgaagaatttcccgatatccattcaccccgtttacccctttctaccattttaacagcgttttccattttttgcaaaatccattggcgttctttttgacagaagctggtgaaccgttttctatgaaattattgaaaaacaactatgccgtaataaggcctaaacgttttttttgtaggctttattagggcatggcacataggtaaacaaaacaacgattatatgaaatacaccgatattataggtatttcacttatgtgaggagatggctaaaggtataattgtcatacagacaaaacacggcacgtcgtatactgataaatataaaaatactaacagtttacgctactcgaattttataaaaactaaagtgcgctccacgtcgtgattgttttcgactgtaggttccaacataatcgcggcacgggttgcttgctgtgctcaaattagttaagtaatgtgtaTGCACTCTTCTAAAAACTTTGGCGATCATTTgaaatcgggaagagggaaattttcaaaataggctttattgggacataggccttatttggttaggttactatattTGTACTTCCGAGAGACTCCCATTTTCACCaggtcaggatctgatgatggaatcttaggGAAATCGAGGGGAACTTTCAAAATTGTAGGGGCCAGCAATGCGTCCATTGcgtttttaataaagatttttgtacacaaaaacttaataaggGTCGAGTCGGCCTGATGATGAAACCGACAATCGAGGGAACTTCTCAATCGTGTACAGTAACTACTTTATGTTTGGGCTTATATCATTTATGTTGATAAGATATTGCAGCGATGTGGATTCTACCTGGTATAACGGGTCTATGTAGCCTtatactaaaagaaaaaaataaaatgtaaaaaaaacataaaaacaaaaactgaaaAGCAAAACAACTATTCTTAGCACTGATTCTGATACCGATAGGCTGCACCCACCCACTGACAGGTAACAAGTATTCCTCGCCGACACTAGCGCCACCCTGGGCTCGGTAAACTCGTCCTTTGATACGAAGGCGATGAAAGTACATTACAGTGGCAAAGTCGCCAGGCCACCAGGGTCTCGGAAGGCATGGGGAGCTGTAGGTCGTGGCCACGCTGCTAACTTGGTGACGTTGCCAAAACCGTCACCACCGTCGCGTCGGCGAGGCGTTAAATGAGTCAGAGCTGTAACGTGTACGGGCGCAGCGCGGCGGCTACAAGCTGCAGTGTTTATGTAGTACTAAATATAGCGCGCGGGCGGACGCCGCCTCCAGCGCCTCTGCTATCTGCGAGCAGCGGCCACAGCTTCCGgccgccgcccccgccgccACTCGCTGCTCAGTACCCAGTACTCAGTGCGGACTGGAGCCGACCACACCACCGACTGCTAGTACACTACATTTTAGTCAAAGCTCATTTAATTGtaagcataatattttattttgcaatctTACGTTGAGGTTAATGAATGTAACTTTTTATAAGAACATTAtactaatttgtaaataaacattgtctTCAATGTTGTAACTAATTAACTAAGAAACGAGTGTCGTGCCACGGAGCCGGTGTGTGGCTTTATAATACGAATGAAACGTTACCGCCGAGGACGTCGTCAGGATTGGTGATTCGAGTGTGGCAGAGTGAGGCCTGCGGCGCGGCGCAGCGATGTTGTCGATGTGGCGGCAgtgggcgcggcgcgggcggtgGCGCGCGCTGgcgctggcggcggcggcgctgtGCGCGCTGTGCGTGCGCGTGCCGGCGCAGCGCTCCGCCGACCTGCGCGTGCCGGGCCGCGCGCCCGCCGAGCTCGCGCACTGGCTCGCCGACTTCTCCAACCAGCTCGATATGTACGTGCCACTGTTACGTCACTAGTATCATACTTGTAACTTCGACGATTTATGACTTGACGCTTGGCTTCGCATCTCCGACGCTGGGTCCAGTTTGACTCGCAACCCGTGGCGGGGGCGAGGTATTTCAACGAGATCTACAGATGTTTCGGTcgcgttatttatttatttattggcacgtacctacaacattacagcgtGCGCCATTACTGTATACTGTGCGatcaataacaattaattaattgagaaaGCCTGTGACATCAAATGCCAAGAGTCGTAGGTGTAATTTCCACCCGAAGACGATTATCCGGTATCCGGCCGGCATCCAGTCATAgtcaaactatttttttttttaatggactagaccagaggcgttacaagtgcgttgccggctttttggggttagacatttaagggttgttgttgtttgggaatcggggattgggaagggagaaattgggcctccggtaacctcagtcacacaacgaaacacaacgcaagcgttgtttcacgtcggttttctgtgaggcagtggtatcactccggtcgagccggcccattcgtggcgaagcatggctctcccacacttaaaattccCTTATTCGTTTCATCTCGACACCCGACAATGGagtgtttttattgtttgttggaACACAGATCTTCTTGGAGCGTTGAGGACGACCACAGCAACTACACGACGTGGCGCTACTCGGTGTCGTTCTCGTGCGGGCCGGGCTGCCGCGGCCGCGGGGCCGTGCTGGCCGCGGACGAGCCGGCCGGCGCCGCGCCGCAGCACGGCCGCGCCGCGCGTGCGCACCGCGTGTCGCTCGTGCGCCGCGACTGCACGGCGCTGCCGCTGCTGCCCTGGCCGCAGCTCTGCGGTACTTGATTCACTTAACTCGTTAGGTCGCCTACCGTGACCGTACTCGTGGCTTGCTATACTCCAGCCGCCGACCGTGTGTGCAGATGAGCTGGAGCTGCGAGCCGAGGTGTCgggcggcgggggcggcggcgcgcggctgCAGTGGGCGGCGCGCACAAACTGCGGCGCGCTAGGCTGGGCGAGCGGGGCGTGCGCGCGCCGCCTGCAGCGCCACCACGAGCACGCGCTGCAGCGCCTGCtgcacgccgcgccgcgcgcctcCTGAGGCTCCACACTACTCACTTTCATAAAAACCAACTTCTAATACGTGTCACatacattgtaaataaataaataatactttaatatttggCTTGACCCGataccttttttttgtttttgtattttaattcttttttgttatgCCATGTACCTGGTTCTTTTGTTTATAACAATTATTGTTGTTATGTTGTGTGTTTTGCTGCctgataaagataaagataaagataaagataaagataaagataaagataaagataaagataaagataaagataaagataaagataaagataaagataaagataaagataaagataaagataaagataaagataaagataaagataaagataaagataaagataaagataaagataaagataaagataaagataaagataaagataaagataaagataaagataaagataaagataaagataaagataaagataaagataaagataaagataaagataaagataaagataaagataaagataaagataaagataaagataaagataaagataaagataaagataaagataaagataaagataaagataaagataaagataaagataaagataaagataaagataaagataaagataaagataaagataaagataaagataaagataaagataaagataaagataaagataaagataaagataaagataaagataaagataaagataaagataaagataaagataaagataaagataaagataaagataaagataaagataaagataaagataaagataaagataaagataaagataaagataaagataaagataaagataaagataaagataaagataaagataaagataaagataaagataaagataaagataaagataaagataaagataaagataaagataaagataaagacaactgtcaacaatgacaactgtcaaaatcggcaactgtcatcaatgacaactgtcaacaatgacaactgtcaacaagaacttctgtcatcaatgacaactgtcatcaatgacaactgtcatcaatgacaactgtcaacaatgacaactgtcatcaatgacaactgtcatcaatgacaactgtcatcaatgacaactgtcaaaatcggcaactgtcaacaatgacaactgtcaacaagaacttatgtcatcaatgacaactgtcatcaatgacaactgtcatcaatgacaactgtcaacaatgacaactgtcaacaagaacttctgtcatcaatgacatctgtcaaaatcggcaactgtcaacaatgacaactgtcaacaagaactt harbors:
- the LOC126912967 gene encoding NAD-dependent protein deacetylase sirtuin-7-like, which gives rise to MSDRGGVRSSARLSGESTAAIAAPAAARTAPQGRGRPVSTTAAAAQRRARAAERAAEVEDSPRVLRDKCRRLARALRNAKHLVVYTGAGISTAADIPDYRGPHGVWTRLQRGETVGRVEVSRAQPTFTHMALTALWARGALKFVVSQNCDGLHLRAGLPRRALAELHGDMFAELCAPCRRVYLRAFDTTERTARHAHGTRRLCHACGAELRDSIVHFGERGRAAWPLNWAGALRHAARADVVLCLGSSLKVLRRYPRLWRMQSAPRARPALYIVNLQWTPKDSVAALKINARCDAVMQQVARRLRLRVPRYRAALDPVLAHAEPLAEPEAHTTRRVPLQVPREPDARADHWEPSSPSASDSDEELPLGHLAARLRAEAGAAPSAAPAPGPTPAPAPPPQSNLSRLVLFQVSMHSGEATILLRAEHAAPDLDLLRLRRFRMPRVAPAHSRLRRLLEYEPRIQRDADDDKPAEAELRPKLEPKLEPELRPKLEGDARVKDEPKEEASTSESAGSLAAAIIRRAVLLCRASLYPGLHTIIAPPAAPPPECAWCARHYAARRCLWYGPPREPPPAARVWRRARGRRYLCACCGGPDAPRADPDDGGWYGKGYRKGRRRRR
- the LOC126912965 gene encoding uncharacterized protein LOC126912965, whose protein sequence is MLSMWRQWARRGRWRALALAAAALCALCVRVPAQRSADLRVPGRAPAELAHWLADFSNQLDISSWSVEDDHSNYTTWRYSVSFSCGPGCRGRGAVLAADEPAGAAPQHGRAARAHRVSLVRRDCTALPLLPWPQLCDELELRAEVSGGGGGGARLQWAARTNCGALGWASGACARRLQRHHEHALQRLLHAAPRAS